From a region of the Triticum aestivum cultivar Chinese Spring chromosome 7D, IWGSC CS RefSeq v2.1, whole genome shotgun sequence genome:
- the LOC123168151 gene encoding uncharacterized protein gives MLETILIAVKAIETAVVFVARSGRTASEIKIKCQNLSDRVKTLETILSHYRRANRDGPAMATALDSLGVALSDALRLVESHKSAAVGDLFPKFRKRDLDELVHADQKIESCIRDLELAREADGHLARAVAPAPQRITINNCINVMVLVQFNRLGGGAPSSSAPSSLPSLPPLRKAAVVPPAEARRTHREQKNHPVQPTTETTRETHREHKNHPVRPPTETTKETHREHRNHPVRPPTETRETYREHKNHPVRPPMETTRQTHREHRNHPVRASRDLPDSSPQRQHRPLREMVDGGTSHHNNPGSTQATVARVPRAQYRGVPARAVDRPPPRESPPR, from the exons ATGTTGGAGACGATCCTCATCGCGGTGAAAGCCATCGAGACGGCGGTGGTATTCGTCGCCAGATCGGGGAGGACGGCGAGCGAGATCAAGATCAAGTGCCAGAACCTCTCCGACCGTGTGAAAACCCTGGAAACAATCTTGTCCCACTACCGGAGGGCCAACCGCGACGGGCCGGCCATGGCCACCGCGCTGGATAGCCTCGGCGTTGCCCTCAGCGACGCGCTCAGGCTCGTCGAGTCCCACAAGAGCGCCGCCGTCGGCGATTTGTTTCCCAAATTCCGCAAGAGGGACCTCGACGAGCTCGTACACGCCGACCAGAAGATCGAAAGCTGCATCAGGGACCTCGAGCTCGCCCGCGAAGCTGATGGCCATCTTGCGAGAGCCGTGGCCCCAGCACCGCAGCGCATCACCATAAACAACTGCATCAACGTGATGGTCCTGGTCCAGTTCAATCGACTAGGAGGAGGAGCCCCAAGTAGCTCTGCTCCCTCCTCACTGCCAAGTCTTCCTCCTCTTAGGAAGGCGGCCGTGGTGCCACCCGCAGAGGCGAGGAGAACCCACAGGGAGCAGAAGAACCACCCAGTGCAGCCAACCACGGAGACGACAAGAGAAACCCACAGAGAGCACAAGAACCACCCAGTGCGGCCACCCACGGAGACGACAAAAGAAACCCACAGAGAGCACAGGAACCACCCAGTGCGGCCACCCACGGAGACAAGAGAAACCTACAGAGAGCACAAGAACCACCCAGTGCGGCCACCCATGGAGACGACAAGACAAACCCACAGAGAGCACAGGAACCACCCAGTGCGGGCAAGCCGCGACCTTCCCGATTCATCCCCGCAACGGCAACACCGTCCTCTTCGGGAGATGGTCGACGGTGGAACCTCGCATCACAACAACCCTGGAAGCACTCAAGCAACTGTAGCACGGGTACCACGTGCGCAATACCGTGGTGTACCGGCGCGCGCCGTCGATCGGCCGCCTCCCCGCGAATCCCCTCCCCGCTG A